The genomic DNA CCATGGCCTCTCGTCATTGGAGGAGTGGTCATCCTGGTTCCCCTCCTCGTCGCGGCGTGGCGCCAAATCGTCCCGAATCAGCCCCTGATCGCCCCTTCGCAGCTTCTCTCGCCCTCGGTGGATTCCGACGGCTGCGTTGCCATCCTGTTCAGCGAATGGAAACTCCGAGAGAAAGGCGGCGACCAGCAGGAGGCCTCGGGAGGTCAGGATGACCGGCTCAAGAGCCGCCTCGAGTCACTCAGCACGAGCAAGTACGATATCGACGTCAGCTGGCAGGACTCCCCCGACGCCCGGCAACTGAAGGAGGGGTGCTTCCAAGCGTGCAAGATGTACATGGGAGCGGTTGCCAGGAACGCACCCGAGGCCGAACGAAGCGGATTCTTCGGGTTGGTCAAGGACTGTCTCGACAAGCTCATCAAGCCGCCCCCCGCGCTCCATCAATTGACCGTCATCGTCGAGGGAAGCGGCCAGGGCACCATCGCGACCAGCCCGAACGGCCGATGCGAGGGGAGCTGCAACGAGCGTCGTCAGGCCAAGGAGGCCATCACGCTCCAAGCCACGCCTCGGGGAGCCTCGCGGTTCGTCCGTTGGACGGGAGATTGCGCGGGAACCGACCCATGCCAGCTCACGATGGATGGAGACAAGACCGTCACCGCGGTCTTCGAAACGGAGCCAACCGCGCCTAGGACGGGCTGCCAGGAGGTCTTCGTCCCTCAGCAGCACGAAAGTTGGGTCATCGACTGTCAGTGCGCTGGCCGCTCCACGAAGGTCAGCGGGGCGTTCGCCAGCCCGGGAGCCCAGGGGACAGCGGAGTTCCGCCGGGCCGCCCAAGCAAGGAGGGACCGAGAGGCATGGAGCTGCCCTTGAAACAGCGCCTCCGGCTGTTTCCGCTCCTCATCGTCCTCATCGGGACCGCCGCTCGCGCCGAAGCGCCTCGCCCGGTCGAAGCCTCGACCCGGCTCTATCTGCTGGCAGAGGGCATG from Myxococcus stipitatus includes the following:
- a CDS encoding InlB B-repeat-containing protein, with translation MPFPDKQMSPAVELALDVLREFDHQFPEGNEGGGLQHDAHCFAKLGVTSAELQDAIDRLSAHQLIEAVSDRGYTITLEGRRLARSQGLHDFVLLETHRGDDRASLASKPPGATPTPPTPGDTSPPRTPVPPSPTSPWPLVIGGVVILVPLLVAAWRQIVPNQPLIAPSQLLSPSVDSDGCVAILFSEWKLREKGGDQQEASGGQDDRLKSRLESLSTSKYDIDVSWQDSPDARQLKEGCFQACKMYMGAVARNAPEAERSGFFGLVKDCLDKLIKPPPALHQLTVIVEGSGQGTIATSPNGRCEGSCNERRQAKEAITLQATPRGASRFVRWTGDCAGTDPCQLTMDGDKTVTAVFETEPTAPRTGCQEVFVPQQHESWVIDCQCAGRSTKVSGAFASPGAQGTAEFRRAAQARRDREAWSCP